The genomic stretch CCCCCAAGGAGCGCCCGGCGCTGGCTCACTTCGGCTCTGTCGGAGTGACGGCGCCGTTCAACACGTTCACGAGCGTCGCCCCCAGGGCCACAGGCGGGTAAGGCACTGCGGAGAGCACGGAGGTCGCCGAGTCGATGACCGCGTGCGCCTTCTGCGACGGCGTGGACGTGGGGTTGGTGAACACGTCCCGCGTGTTGGACAACGAGGACAGCGCACCGAAGACGTTCAGGAACGGCACGGCCTTGCCCACCGTCTTCGCGACGGTCGTCGAGGGCATCGACGAAGGCATGTTGCCCTGCAGCCCATCCTTGATGACGCAGACGCCCGACTCGAAGGTGTCCGCCACGTTGATGGCGTTGTTCGCCGTGCTACATTTTCCGACCTGATTTTCAGCGGGGCGGCGCAGCCTCCAGCACCGTCCGAAGCGCGAGTTCCGCCGCGCGCAGCCGGGCATCCTGAGGGTCCACCCGGCGCGCCTCCACCAGTCGCTCCAGGGCCCGCGCGACGTTGCCGCGAGACAGCTCGCAGCGCACGCCGGCCTCCAGCGCGCCCGTGTCCCAAGGCCCGTACACCCGCGCCTCCGCGGCCGCGTGACACCCTTCCTCCACTCGCGAGGCATCCAGGAGTGCGCGCGCCAGCTCCACGCGCGTCTCCACATGGGCGGGCGCCAGCCGCACGGACTCGCTCAACGGCGCCACCGCTTCCTTCGGAAGGCCCAGGCGGCGCAGCACGCCGCCCAGTGCGCGCAGCGGCCCCGGCGCCCCCGGAACGAGCAGCGCCCGAGCCCGCGCCTCGCGCAGGACGGACGGCTCGTCGAAGCGCAACTCCGCCACCATCCGGTCCACCACCTCGCGGTAGGCGGGGTACGTCGCGGGCCAGGTGAACACCAACCGGTACACCCACTCCCCCCGTGGCACGAAGAGCGCCATCAGATGAGTGGGCCCCCCTGGCCCCTCCAACTCCGCATGCAGCCGCTGCGCGCTCCGCCCGCCCACGCGCGCCGCCACCAGCCCCGTCACCTTCAGCGTCCGCCCCTCGGGGCCCGGAGCGCCCTGCACCAGCACTTCCTGCTGGAACTGCCGCGCCTGGACCGAGCCGTCTCCCGGCTCTCCCGTCTCGATGGCCTCCGCCGAGAAGGTCGCGCGGCCACGCCCCGGCAGTCCGTTGGAGAAGGCCCGCCGGCCCTGCCCGTCCACGTCGC from Myxococcus xanthus encodes the following:
- a CDS encoding rhomboid family intramembrane serine protease, whose amino-acid sequence is MRLGGAPWLTLILATVLVGIHGAARAAGPVGLDTLLRWGAKAGPLVVDAGQVWRLVTANFLHRDLLHLALNVLVLLAAGSGLERLCRRRDYAALLVAAGLATMAGSLGSSGAVSVGASGLVYACVGALLVLGRRHRAKLPARWMSGEAAVPTVLVFLWMGWTSVGVDNAGHLGGLLAGLLAGVFLEPRWHPDTGWLRPVGMVVAAVVLAGGVVAERSVWRTERDDGFGISVALPRDWRGDVDGQGRRAFSNGLPGRGRATFSAEAIETGEPGDGSVQARQFQQEVLVQGAPGPEGRTLKVTGLVAARVGGRSAQRLHAELEGPGGPTHLMALFVPRGEWVYRLVFTWPATYPAYREVVDRMVAELRFDEPSVLREARARALLVPGAPGPLRALGGVLRRLGLPKEAVAPLSESVRLAPAHVETRVELARALLDASRVEEGCHAAAEARVYGPWDTGALEAGVRCELSRGNVARALERLVEARRVDPQDARLRAAELALRTVLEAAPPR